From Thunnus albacares chromosome 22, fThuAlb1.1, whole genome shotgun sequence, the proteins below share one genomic window:
- the LOC122973795 gene encoding uncharacterized protein LOC122973795: MAPLRYLFCLLYSVSSVFGEYQQVILGDAVTFTATGKCAKGKEARLEYRVDERITRPVAVLQQGVWLGLLSDYYKDRVISRNSCVVFNRTFYTDTGSYELTCGEDIKIIQLVVVLASKASVTEGETATLQCYYIGQYVRWERNGELVLELNCSSGRIRYGTGFEGRASVSSDCKQGDFSLILEKAEMEDRGDYFCYGQSNGEKERGNPAAVRLTTNPEQTTPFLNTTQSLTGEETETWTNESVIAWLAVAIVVALVVGIVVGIGLGWLLTSSASPGPPARGDLDVALRPLNSQSASPAQANG, translated from the exons ATGGCACCGCTGCGCTatcttttttgtcttctttattCTGTCAGCTCTGTTTTCGGAGAATATCAGCAGGTGATTTTAGGAGACGCGGTGACATTTACCGCGACTGGAAAATGTGCGAAAGGAAAAGAAGCCAGACTGGAGTACCGGGTGGACGAGCGCATCACTCGGCCAGTGGCTGTTCTTCAGCAAGGTGTATGGCTAGGCCTACTATCCGACTATTACAAAGACAGGGTTATTAGTCGGAACTCTTGCGTCGTCTTCAACCGCACATTTTACACTGACACCGGATCGTATGAGTTAACCTGCGGCGAGGATATTAAAATTATCCAGCTGGTTGTTGTTTTAGCCTCTAAAGCATCCGTGACTGAGGGGGAAACGGCCACACTTCAGTGCTATTACATAGGTCAATATGTGAGGTGGGAAAGAAACGGAGAGCTTGTGTTGGAGCTGAATTGCTCCTCCGGGAGGATCAGATATGGGACTGGCTTTGAGGGAAGAGCGTCGGTGTCATCTGACTGCAAACAAGGAGATTTCTCGCTGATTTTGGAGAAGGCAGAGATGGAGGATAGGGGTGACTACTTCTGCTATGGGCAGAGCAacggggagaaagagaggggaaatCCCGCTGCTGTGAGGTTAACTACCAACCCTGAACAGACCACCCCCTTCCTGAAT ACGACACAGAGCTTGACTGGAGAGGAAACGGAAACTTGGACCAATGAGTCTGTGATCGCTTGGCTTGCAGTTGCTATCGTGGTTGCTCTTGTGGTTGGTATTGTGGTTGGTATTGGGCTTGGCTGGCTCCTGACGTCCAGTGCCTCACCAGGACCCCCTGCTCGAGGAGATCTAGATGTGGCTTTGAGACCCCTGAACAGTCAGTCTGCTAGTCCTGCTCAGGCCAATGGGTGA